Proteins encoded by one window of Aspergillus puulaauensis MK2 DNA, chromosome 4, nearly complete sequence:
- a CDS encoding ankyrin repeat and protein kinase domain-containing protein (COG:T;~EggNog:ENOG410PYJZ;~InterPro:IPR002110,IPR020683,IPR036770,IPR000719, IPR011009;~PFAM:PF12796,PF00023,PF07714,PF00069,PF13637, PF13857;~go_function: GO:0004672 - protein kinase activity [Evidence IEA];~go_function: GO:0005515 - protein binding [Evidence IEA];~go_function: GO:0005524 - ATP binding [Evidence IEA];~go_process: GO:0006468 - protein phosphorylation [Evidence IEA]), with the protein MDRVFRNRRPNEVRAQLLIKVSNAIEDSMPANERFAPRDRLAAIWTFETLKDFFWHHRLSLYPESIHRIRSELLQTISILIYIKWDGWARFDEIFLSYEGPMETRDRTDRRIRHYDIQTLKRDDFLGPEAGGQFLHMRSVFCPIYIEEGSDSVWEHGERLPFLAAKSQLRGRGGFGKVTKEVIAAKHYCTKSGIQMPEVEVARKVFTSKIDFDREKWNLNRLAECVAQHKHIVLPLATITVGNQFNILFPLAQMDLEKFLQGHLRHPEMCEMNDIIDEAINVVDALDHLHDRLGVSIHGYHMDVKPANILVYEDSGHREQSGVGSWKITDFGLSIIARAGRRGSADGLPQDRGTETRTHLLRREGTYQAPEVCSGPGPCRRSDIWSFGCILVRVLAFKLDGIDGLRALDDLRRLDNDGIGYYEDDHFTRGNPPVLNPHIENWITGLAQGNRQEYPDEFLHGCAKMLLSILQTDKNARPLARDVKEELGSLKAYLNIPHQPDSAADSSSGSGDESSPSLPPSTEPSTVYANSPDLAFLTDRLIQDIKTNDIRGVEQILSLRVNIDRANENNETPLGVAAEQGNEEVLELLLNATANVDARSAGGKTPLLIAIRKGHDRIAQILLDQGANCNVYSDEGLTCLHYATWPQTSAGLLRLLIAQVRRINIDIDIPTHDGTHRTPLMMLLKHFADDRDWEAKFNGLVEAGADVNRRDANDISPLRCAVTEGSTTAVRLLIEQGANLEDFSAVHPKNNAIKTELQRAYETRRRGSLASSRSRRSLWSWSVIRRVFSS; encoded by the exons ATGGACCGGGTATTTCGAAACCGTCGACCGAATGAAGTGCGAGCCCAGCTCCTGATAAAGGTATCCAATGCCATAGAGGACTCGATGCCAGCAAATGAACGATTCGCGCCTCGCGACAGACTCGCGGCGATTTGGACATTCGAGACGCTGAAAGACTTCTTCTGGCATCATAGGCTATCCCTTTATCCGGAATCTATCCACAGAATCCGCAGTGAACTTTTGCAAACAATATCTATTCTGATATATATCAAATGGGATGGCTGGGCGCGGTTTGATGAGATCTTCCTTTCATACGAAGGCCCTATGGAAACCCGGGATCGCACCGATCGCAGGATCCGACACTACGATATCCAGACCTTGAAGAGGGACGACTTCCTAGGCCCAGAGGCTGGCGGCCAGTTCCTGCACATGCGCAGCGTCTTCTGTCCAATTTATATTGAAGAAGGAAGCGATTCAGTTTGGGAACATGGTGAGAGACTTCCGTTCCTTGCCGCAAAGTCCCAACtgcgtggaagaggagggtttggaaAGGTTACTAAGGAGGTAATCGCGGCGAAACACTACTGCACAAAGAGCGGCATTCAAATG CCAGAGGTCGAGGTTGCACGCAAAGTGTTCACATCCAAGATCGACTTCGATCGAGAGAAATGGAACCTGAATAGACTTGCCGAGTGTGTGGCTCAGCATAAACACATCGTGCTGCCTCTTGCAACAATTACCGTCGGGAACCAGTTCAACATATTGTTCCCTCTGGCGCAGATGGACCTCGAGAAATTTCTCCAAGGGCACTTGCGACACCCCGAGATGTGCGAAATGAACGACATCATCGACGAAGCCATCAATGTGGTGGACGCCCTGGACCACTTGCACGACCGGCTCGGCGTCTCCATTCACGGATACCACATGGACGTGAAGCCCGCCAATATCCTGGTTTATGAGGATTCTGGACACAGAGAGCAGTCGGGGGTGGGCAGTTGGAAGATAACCGACTTTGGTCTTTCCATAATCGCCCGTGCAGGCCGGCGAGGGAGCGCAGATGGCCTTCCTCAAGATCGAGGCACCGAGACCAGGACGCACCTGCTACGCAGGGAAGGCACTTATCAAGCACCAGAGGTGTGCAGTGGGCCTGGGCCGTGTCGGCGAAGCGATATTTGGTCATTCGGGTGTATCCTGGTCCGGGTTCTTGCCTTCAAACTTGACGGGATTGACGGGCTTCGTGCATTGGATGACCTCCGTCGATTGGACAATGATGGGATTGGATACTATGAGGATGACCACTTCACCAGGGGAAACCCGCCTGTGCTCAATCCGCATATTGAGAATTGGATAACAGGCCTCGCGCAGGGCAACCGACAAGAATATCCTGATGAGTTCCTTCACGGCTGTGCGAAGATGCTCTTGTCTATTCTGCAAACTGACAAAAATGCGCGGCCGCTTGCAAGGGATGtcaaggaagagctgggGTCCCTCAAGGCCTATCTCAATATACCTCATCAGCCCGACTCCGCAGCAGATTCTAGTTCTGGCTCTGGGGACGAGAGCTCCCCATCATTGCCCCCGTCGACAGAGCCTTCGACTGTCTATGCAAATAGTCCGGACCTAGCCTTCTTGACAGATAGGTTAATTCAAGATATAAAGACCAATGACATCAGGGGCGTTGAGCAAATCTTGAGCCTCCGTGTGAACATTGACAGGGCCAACGAAAACAATGAAACGCCCTTGGGTGTCGCCGCAGAGCAAGGAAACGAAGAAGTtcttgagctcctccttAACGCTACAGCAAATGTGGACGCAAGGTCTGCAGGAGGCAAAACGCCCCTATTGATAGCAATCCGCAAGGGACACGACAGGATAGCCCAGATTCTCCTGGACCAAGGGGCCAACTGCAACGTCTACTCGGATGAAGGGCTTACTTGTCTCCATTATGCGACCTGGCCCCAGACCAGCGCTGGACTTCTTCGACTGTTGATTGCGCAGGTTCGGCGTAtcaacatcgacatcgacatcccAACTCACGACGGCACGCACCGAACACCCCTCATGATGCTGCTTAAACATTTTGCAGATGACAGGGACTGGGAAGCAAAGTTCAATGGCTTGGTTGAGGCCGGGGCGGACGTCAACCGCCGTGATGCAAATGACATTTCACCACTACGATGTGCTGTAACAGAGGGCTCGACCACGGCGGTCAGGTTGCTCATTGAGCAAGGTGCAAACCTCGAGGATTTCTCGGCCGTTCACCCTAAGAATAATGCCATCAAAACGGAGTTGCAAAGGGCTTACGAGACACGCCGCCGCGGAAGTCTTGCTAGTTCTCGATCGAGGCGAAGCTTATGGTCGTGGAGCGTTATTCGGAGGGTTTTTTCCTCGTGA
- a CDS encoding uncharacterized protein (COG:G;~EggNog:ENOG410Q2PE;~InterPro:IPR020846,IPR005828,IPR036259,IPR003663;~PFAM:PF00083;~TransMembrane:8 (i5-21o27-47i133-155o188-209i216-236o248-271i283-304o324-343i);~go_component: GO:0016020 - membrane [Evidence IEA];~go_component: GO:0016021 - integral component of membrane [Evidence IEA];~go_function: GO:0022857 - transmembrane transporter activity [Evidence IEA];~go_process: GO:0055085 - transmembrane transport [Evidence IEA]), with translation MMWQLFDTFGIFVGFVCYWVFERSWRGILGSAAVPALILLALVYLCPESPRFLIRKREYAKAFVCLRQLRGTDIQAAKDLYYIHSQLQVETELFHGKPPEQWWRANPYQDEVEAQSFFQRVKSLFTVPRNRRACMAAFLVMLAQQLCGINVLSFYSSEVFQSAQSLGQARPGQLLCNGAEPQRNDQVAWLNFGFGLANFLFTIPAYKFIDWRGRRVLLLISLGGMFFTLLAISLFFRIDDASSREVLVAIFAIVVFTFFYGIGAGPVPFTFSAEVFPLAFREVGMSFSVMVNFIGLSILILFVPRLTIKFTPSGKDDLYGHSNLLFAFTTLNALAFVLVFFLVPSGTAQISLEEMNHIFNIKTGEHAFNHLPKFVKERCHSRGHDEQDQDDADEEMGIPFRTVARTV, from the exons ATGATGTGGCAACTGTTTGACACGTT CGGGATATTCGTTGGTTTTGTCTGCTACTGGGTCTTTGAACGCAGCTGGAGAGGCATTCTGGGAAGCGCTGCAGTTCCCGCACTGATACTTCTGGCCCTGGTGTATCTGTGCCCAGAGTCACCACGCTTCCTGATCCGGAAGCGGGAATACGCAAAGGCATTCGTCTGCCTTCGCCAGCTGCGAGGGACCGATATCCAGGCTGCAAAAGACTTATACTATATCCACAGCCAGCTGCAAGTCGAAACGGAGCTATTCCACGGTAAACCACCAGAGCAATGGTGGCGTGCGAATCCGTACCAGGACGAAGTGGAAGCACAATCATTCTTCCAGAGAGTGAAATCTCTGTTTACAGTTCCGCGAAATCGTAGGGCCTGTATGGCGGCCTTCTTGGTGATGCTGGCTCAGCAGCTATGTGGG ATCAATGTTCTTTCGTTTTATTCCTCGGAGGTATTTCAAAGTGCTCAGAGTCTGGGGCAGGCAAGGCCTGGCCAGCTTCTTTGTAACGGGGCCGAGCCACAGCGCAATGATCAAGTTGCTTGGCTCAATTTTG GTTTCGGATTGGCCAATTTTTTGTTTACGATCCCGGCCTACAAATTCATTGACTGGAGGGGTCGTCGAGTTCTTCTATTAATATCTCTCGGCGGCATGTTCTTCACCCTTTTGGCAATCAGTCTCTTTTTCCGTATTGATGACGCCAGCTCGCGAGAAGTATTGGTCGCCATATTTGCTATCGTAGTCTTTACTTTCTTTTACGGCATTGGCGCCGGGCCTGTCCCGTTCACCTTTAGTGCTGAAGTGTTTCCTCTCGCGTTTCGAG AGGTTGGCATGAGCTTCAGCGTCATGGTGAACTTCATCGGCCTCAGTATATTAATCCTCTTTGTGCCCAGGTTGACGATCAAATTTACACCCAGCGGGAAGGATGATCTTTATGGGCATTCGAATCTTCTTTTTGCCTTTAC AACTCTCAATGCATTGGCGTTTGTCCTTGTGTTTTTCCTG GTCCCAAGCGGAACAGCGCAGATTAGCCTGGAAGAAATGAACCATATAT TCAATATAAAGACCGGGGAGCATGCATTTAACCATCTCCCGAAATTCGTGAAGGAGAGATGCCACTCACGAGGCCACGACGAGCAAGATCAGGATGATGCAGACGAGGAAATGGGAATTCCGTTTCGAACTGTGGCCAGGACTGTTTGA
- a CDS encoding uncharacterized protein (COG:S;~EggNog:ENOG410Q0RF;~InterPro:IPR002523;~TransMembrane:3 (o202-220i382-405o417-440i);~go_component: GO:0016020 - membrane [Evidence IEA];~go_function: GO:0046873 - metal ion transmembrane transporter activity [Evidence IEA];~go_process: GO:0030001 - metal ion transport [Evidence IEA];~go_process: GO:0055085 - transmembrane transport [Evidence IEA]), protein MMSVLSPSHPTFSDQSVTYYDGIRAYLRSPAFTSDPEKCNIYVFDNTSNGLAHTFTSSERFESHIADTQKPSGRIVSICSPNSMRPLGITEQAWSKLMNEYNVDASFSDLAVSFGDKPRSSDAGLGAFTVRQRANGAYDMHYLLTYAEDDTRGGISSWKIRQACVFHHYDPSGCGNLFILLHANPQSPLHRRIEHTIATNSGALFGAWFSMHLLVLSTYLGGWRWYIRNLGDEIEKTVDIALTLDFSKPRSGDHKGGLVHLLKQQYLGDRILPLASRLRTALVTLHRLENMNSLFRPKTSADDGFQTVVDSLAYHVTTLEGHLESINVLERKIRGISDLLAVALTVDNQTVTIDINNKMLDLNNKLLKLTDESLDGNTTVRIVTLVTLIYLPASFVSTLLGMNLFDYGKTGDFEISHQFWIFVVIAVSLTALTVGSWYWFSRRQQQLKEKSRAIELGEL, encoded by the exons ATGATGTCAGttctttctccttcgcaTCCGACTTTCTCCGACCAAAGTGTCACTTACTACGATGGAATACGAGCATATCTACGCTCTCCGGCCTTCACTTCTGACCCAGAAAAATGCAATATCTACGTATTTGACAATACATCCAATGGCCTGGCCCATACATTcaccagcagcgagagaTTCGAATCCCACATTGCAGACACACAGAAGCCTAGTGGTCGGATAGT TTCAATATGCTCTCCGAACTCGATGCGGCCATTGGGCATTACTGAGCAGGCCTGGAGCAAGCTCATGAACGAGTACAACGTGGATGCCTCCTTCTCTGACCTCGCTGTTTCGTTTGGGGATAAGCCACGGAGCTCTGATGCCGGCCTTGGGGCATTCACCGTGCGGCAGAGGGCAAATGGCGCGTATG ACATGCACTACCTCCTCACATATGCCGAAGATGACACCAGAGGAGGCATATCGTCATGGAAAATCCGCCAGGCTTGTGTTTTCCATCACTATGACCCGTCAGGATGCGGAAACCTTTTCATCTTACTTCACGCAAATCCGCAATCGCCGCTGCATAGACGCATAGAACATACTATTGCGACAAACTCGGGCGCCCTGTTCGGAGCGTGGTTTTCCATGCATCTGCTGGTTCTGTCTACCTACCTAGGCGGTTGGCGCTGGTACATTCGGAATCTAGGcgacgagatcgagaagacT GTGGACATAGCACTTACTCTGGATTTCTCGAAACCTCGCTCAGGGGACCACAAGGGTGGTCTTGTCCATCTTCTCAAGCAACAATACCTGGGAGATCGGATCCTTCCATTGGCCTCTAGACTGCGCACTGCGCTGGTGACGCTGCACCGGCTGGAAAATATGAACTCACTCTTCCGTCCGAAGACATCCGCCGATGATGGATTCCAGACTGTAGTGGACAGTCTGGCGTATCACGTAACGACTCTAGAAGGGCATTTGGAAAGCATCAACGTGCTAGAACGAAAGATTCGAGGGATATCTGATCTG CTGGCGGTTGCGCTGACAGTGGACAACCAAACCGTGACCAtagacatcaacaacaaaatgTTGGATCTGAATAACAAGCTCCTCAAACTCACAGATGAGTCTTTAGATGGGAATACCACTGTTCGGATTGTGACTCTGGTCACTTTGATATACCTCCCAGCCAGTTTTGTCTCT ACCCTCCTTGGAATGAACCTCTTTGATTATGGCAAGACCGGCGATTTCGAGATATCACATCAGTTTTGGATCTTTGTTGTGATTGCAGTGTCTTTGACCGCGCTGACTGTGGGATCCTGGTATTGGTTCAGTCGACGGCAACAAcaattaaaagaaaaaagtcgAGCGATAGAGCTTGGGGAATTATGA
- a CDS encoding uncharacterized protein (COG:G;~EggNog:ENOG410Q2PE) has product MHQSGRTNAKRRNPNPLRDRTPEELKGDVTWFHGNHELKEVVDLELLIKGALIAQDIANIETCGLSAPQRRAIKSETRLGFFQQTKELKTTILATACAAIIQ; this is encoded by the exons ATGCATCAATCAGGTCGCACGAATGCAAAGCGACG CAACCCCAATCCGCTGCGAGACCGTACACCCGAAGAGCTGAAAGGGGATGTCACCTGGTTCCACGGCAATCACGAACTGAAAGAGGTGGTCGATCTTGAGCTGCTCATCAAGGGAGCGCTCATAGCGCAGGATATTGCGAATATAGAGACCTGTGGCTTGAGCGCGCCCCAAAGGCGGGCCATAAAGTCCGAAACAAGGTTGGGATTCTTTCAGCAAACGAAGGAGCTCAAGACCACCATCCTAGCTACTGCATGTGCAGCAATTATTCAGTAA